Proteins encoded by one window of Manihot esculenta cultivar AM560-2 chromosome 10, M.esculenta_v8, whole genome shotgun sequence:
- the LOC110625148 gene encoding uncharacterized protein LOC110625148 isoform X3, translating into MCAHGVKQIKSAFYSLPKVFRKSSITEYSVKENVISSGKQEILVDNKQQYIFLGRSINIVSLIKLYVEDGKVLRHEDWWDKKPISNRHTSTCPLFGRFKELSRRGSMLATHAMMRFGKDPRPK; encoded by the exons ATGTGTGCTCATGG GGTAAAGCAGATTAAATCAGCATTCTATTCACTTCCCAAG GTCTTTAGAAAGTCCAGCATTACTGAATACAGTGTCAAGGAAAATGTAATATCATCTGGAAAGCAAGAG ATATTAGTTGACAACAAGCAGCAATATATATTCTTGGGAAGAAGCATAAATATTGTATCACTCATTAAGCTTTATGTTGAGGATGGAAAGGTCCTTCGCCATGAAGATTG GTGGGACAAGAAGCCCATTAGCAATCGACATACGAGTACATGCCCATTGTTTGGCCGTTTTAAAGAACTGTCTCGCAGGGGATCGATGCTTGCAACTCATGCTATGATGAGATTTGGAAAGGATCCACGTCCGAAATAG
- the LOC110625148 gene encoding uncharacterized protein LOC110625148 isoform X1, which produces MSLKIMACCTTESCAFRARKLVSDDILPHILNLYGSRAIPRDFEIYAPNASFEDPLMCAHGVKQIKSAFYSLPKVFRKSSITEYSVKENVISSGKQEILVDNKQQYIFLGRSINIVSLIKLYVEDGKVLRHEDWWDKKPISNRHTSTCPLFGRFKELSRRGSMLATHAMMRFGKDPRPK; this is translated from the exons atgagtTTGAAGATAATGGCATGCTGTACCACGGAATCATGCGCGTTTCGTGCAAGAAAGCTCGTTTCTGACGATATACTTCCTCATATTCTCAACTT ATATGGATCGCGAGCCATACCTCGCGACTTCGAGATCTATGCCCCGAATGCTTCCTTTGAAGATCCACTCATGTGTGCTCATGG GGTAAAGCAGATTAAATCAGCATTCTATTCACTTCCCAAG GTCTTTAGAAAGTCCAGCATTACTGAATACAGTGTCAAGGAAAATGTAATATCATCTGGAAAGCAAGAG ATATTAGTTGACAACAAGCAGCAATATATATTCTTGGGAAGAAGCATAAATATTGTATCACTCATTAAGCTTTATGTTGAGGATGGAAAGGTCCTTCGCCATGAAGATTG GTGGGACAAGAAGCCCATTAGCAATCGACATACGAGTACATGCCCATTGTTTGGCCGTTTTAAAGAACTGTCTCGCAGGGGATCGATGCTTGCAACTCATGCTATGATGAGATTTGGAAAGGATCCACGTCCGAAATAG
- the LOC110625148 gene encoding uncharacterized protein LOC110625148 isoform X2: MSLKIMACCTTESCAFRARKLVSDDILPHILNLYGSRAIPRDFEIYAPNASFEDPLMCAHGVKQIKSAFYSLPKILVDNKQQYIFLGRSINIVSLIKLYVEDGKVLRHEDWWDKKPISNRHTSTCPLFGRFKELSRRGSMLATHAMMRFGKDPRPK; the protein is encoded by the exons atgagtTTGAAGATAATGGCATGCTGTACCACGGAATCATGCGCGTTTCGTGCAAGAAAGCTCGTTTCTGACGATATACTTCCTCATATTCTCAACTT ATATGGATCGCGAGCCATACCTCGCGACTTCGAGATCTATGCCCCGAATGCTTCCTTTGAAGATCCACTCATGTGTGCTCATGG GGTAAAGCAGATTAAATCAGCATTCTATTCACTTCCCAAG ATATTAGTTGACAACAAGCAGCAATATATATTCTTGGGAAGAAGCATAAATATTGTATCACTCATTAAGCTTTATGTTGAGGATGGAAAGGTCCTTCGCCATGAAGATTG GTGGGACAAGAAGCCCATTAGCAATCGACATACGAGTACATGCCCATTGTTTGGCCGTTTTAAAGAACTGTCTCGCAGGGGATCGATGCTTGCAACTCATGCTATGATGAGATTTGGAAAGGATCCACGTCCGAAATAG